The nucleotide sequence AGTGCGGCGAGTGCATGACCGCCTGCCGGCACGGCGCGAAGAACACCCTCACCGAGAACTATCTCCATCTCGCCGAGCGGGCGGGGGCCGTGATCCACCCCATGACCTCGGTCGTCGCGGTGACCGAGGACAAGGCGGGCGGCCATCGCGTCACGACCGTGCCGACCGACGCCCGCAAGAGCCGCAAGAAGGGCACGTACCGCACGCTGCGCGCCCGTCAGGTGGTGATCGCCGCCGGCACGTACGGCACGCAGACCCTGCTGCACACGATGAAGGACAAGGGGCTGCTGCCCCGGCTCTCGGCGCGGCTCGGCGAGCTGACCCGTACCAACTCCGAGGCGCTGGTGGGCGCGCAGACCGACGACCGGCGCTACCGGGCGCGCCACGGCGCGGCGAAGGCGGACTTCACCAAGGGCGTCGCCATCACGTCCTCGATGCACCCGGACGCCAACACCCATGTGGAGCCGGTGCGTTACGGCAAGGGCTCGAACGCGATGGGCGCGCTGTCCATCCTCCAGGTGCCGCACAGCGACCGGCGGGTCAGCGGCTGGCTCGCCAACGCGGCCAGGCATCCGCTGCTGCTGGCGCGTTCGCTCTCCAACCACCACTGGTCGGAGCGGACCATCATCGGTCTGGTCATGCAGTCGCTGGACAACTCCCTGACCACGTACCGCAAGCCGGGCGGTGTCGGCAAAGGGCTGCTCACGGCGCGACAGGGCCACGGCGCGCCCAACCCGAAGCAGATACCGGAGGCGACCCGGGCGGCGACGCTGATCGCCGAGGAGATCAACGGCTTCGCCGGCAGCAACGTCGGTGAGCTGATGGGCACCCCGCTGACGGCGCACTTCCTGGGCGGCTGTCCCATCGGTGCCTCGGCCGACGAGGGCGTCATCGACCCGTACCACCGGGTGTACGGACACCCGGGCATCTCGGTGGTGGACGGTTCGGCGGTCTCGGCGAACCTCGGCGTCAATCCGTCGCTGACGATCACGGCGCAGGCGGAGCGCGCGATGGCGCTCTGGCCCAACAAGGGTGAAGCGGACGGGCGTCCGGAGCAGGGCGCCGCGTATGTCCGTACGGCCGCTGTCGAGCCGGTGGCGCCCGCTGTCCCCGAGGGGGCGTTCGGCGCGCTGCGGCTGCCGTTCCTCGGGATGCCGAAGGTCCCGCCGCGCTGATCCGCGCTGATCCGCGCTGATCCGCGCCGATCCGTGTCGATGAACGAAAGAGGCGCTGCACCCCCCTCCGAGTGCAGCGTCTCCCGCGTTGGTCTCAACGCATAGAAGACCGGTGACCCGCGTAGATGGTTGCTGCCGAGATCGTGTTCTTCTTGAGTGATCTGCGTCACATCGTTGAACCGGCATGGCCGGACCGGCATCGTCGGACGGACGTGGAAACGGCCGGCCCCGGGCGTCCCCGGAGCCGGCCGTCCCTGGGTGACCGGGCTGCTGTCCCCTGCCGTCCGGTCACGGGGCGCCGGGGCGAGGTCCCACGGCGTACCTTCCGGTGCGCCACACGCCCCAACGGACGAACGGTCCAACGACGGCCTTCGGGACCCGGTCACGCGCCGTACGGGTGAGAGCGGTGCTCGAACGCAGGTACGGGAAACGTGGCGGCGCGACGGGTCAGAGCCGGCCCCTGGACAGCTCCAGCAGCGTCATCGCGAGCGCGGTGCCGGGCTTGCCCAGCTCCGCCCGGTAGTGGCCGAGGATCTCGTTCTCCCGGGAGAGGCTGACCCGCCGGCCACCGGCCGAGATCCGGGCCTGCTGGACGACGGCGGACACCGCGGTCCGTTCC is from Streptomyces sp. NBC_00370 and encodes:
- a CDS encoding GMC family oxidoreductase; its protein translation is MIVVGSGFGGSVAALRLTEKGYRVGVLEAGRRFTRETLPKNSWDVKNYLWAPALGLYGIQRVHLLGNVMVLAGAGVGGGSLNYANTLYVPPAAFFEDPQWASITDWQGELAPYYDQAKRMLGVRLNPTMTPSDVHLKAAAEAMGVGESFHLAPVGVFFGDGDDAEGAARGRPGESVADPYFGGAGPARNACTECGECMTACRHGAKNTLTENYLHLAERAGAVIHPMTSVVAVTEDKAGGHRVTTVPTDARKSRKKGTYRTLRARQVVIAAGTYGTQTLLHTMKDKGLLPRLSARLGELTRTNSEALVGAQTDDRRYRARHGAAKADFTKGVAITSSMHPDANTHVEPVRYGKGSNAMGALSILQVPHSDRRVSGWLANAARHPLLLARSLSNHHWSERTIIGLVMQSLDNSLTTYRKPGGVGKGLLTARQGHGAPNPKQIPEATRAATLIAEEINGFAGSNVGELMGTPLTAHFLGGCPIGASADEGVIDPYHRVYGHPGISVVDGSAVSANLGVNPSLTITAQAERAMALWPNKGEADGRPEQGAAYVRTAAVEPVAPAVPEGAFGALRLPFLGMPKVPPR
- a CDS encoding chorismate mutase, coding for MTAMDTTGTTDTADALIADARVRIDALDEQIIALVRERTAVSAVVQQARISAGGRRVSLSRENEILGHYRAELGKPGTALAMTLLELSRGRL